In the genome of Coraliomargarita algicola, one region contains:
- the ilvE gene encoding branched-chain-amino-acid transaminase produces MKIYLNDQLVDADEAKVSVFDHGLLYGDGIFEGIRLYNGCVFKLEEHLERLEYSAKAIMLTMPWTRQEISDAVCETCRANGLKDGYIRLVITRGVGSLGLSIKNCDKPQLIIIADTIQLYPKEFYENGLPIITVPTRRCNPAALPPTVKSLNYLNNILAKIEAQHLGYQEAIMLNDQGYVAECTGDNVFIIHKGVLITPSASAGALKGITRDTALEIADELGIPWREANVTRYDIWVADELFLTGTAAEIVPIVEVDARKIGDGKPGQITARFLEAFRRRVCVEGTML; encoded by the coding sequence ATGAAAATTTACTTAAATGATCAGTTAGTCGATGCGGACGAGGCCAAGGTTTCAGTTTTTGATCACGGGCTACTCTACGGAGATGGCATCTTTGAGGGCATCCGCCTCTATAATGGCTGTGTTTTCAAGCTAGAAGAGCACTTGGAGCGCTTAGAATACTCGGCTAAGGCGATCATGCTGACGATGCCTTGGACGCGACAGGAAATTTCCGATGCGGTTTGCGAGACCTGTCGCGCGAATGGCCTTAAAGACGGTTACATCCGTTTGGTCATTACACGAGGAGTGGGGAGCCTGGGGCTTTCCATTAAAAACTGTGATAAGCCGCAGCTTATTATTATCGCGGACACCATACAGCTCTATCCTAAGGAGTTTTACGAAAATGGTTTGCCTATTATCACAGTGCCGACCCGGCGTTGCAATCCGGCCGCATTACCGCCGACAGTTAAATCGCTGAATTATTTAAATAATATTCTGGCTAAGATCGAAGCGCAGCATCTGGGCTATCAAGAAGCGATCATGCTCAATGACCAAGGTTATGTGGCCGAGTGCACCGGGGATAATGTCTTTATCATACATAAAGGTGTGCTGATTACTCCATCTGCCAGCGCGGGTGCGCTCAAGGGGATTACTCGCGACACCGCGTTGGAAATTGCGGATGAGCTTGGTATCCCATGGCGTGAGGCGAATGTGACACGTTACGATATCTGGGTTGCTGACGAACTCTTCCTGACGGGCACCGCCGCTGAGATCGTGCCGATCGTGGAAGTGGATGCTCGCAAGATTGGCGACGGCAAGCCGGGGCAAATTACTGCTAGATTCCTCGAAGCTTTCCGACGCCGCGTTTGCGTTGAAGGCACGATGCTCTAG
- a CDS encoding UvrB/UvrC motif-containing protein translates to MAENLKCSHCSNPATVHLTQIVNNKIIKVDLCESCAQAKGVTDPEGFSLADLLSKTNLTPEKGEPQITCPDCGLTSADFRRTGRLGCAACYQPFKPLVQPVLEDMHAGTVHKGKVPEVAFSRQNSVMELQNLENALQRAIEEEAYEEAAKYRDQIHAIKQAVDAEAVES, encoded by the coding sequence ATGGCCGAAAACCTGAAGTGCAGTCATTGCAGTAATCCCGCAACAGTCCACCTGACTCAGATCGTCAACAATAAGATTATTAAAGTCGATCTATGCGAGTCCTGTGCGCAAGCCAAAGGGGTGACCGATCCCGAAGGATTTTCCCTGGCGGACCTGCTATCCAAAACAAATCTCACCCCTGAGAAGGGGGAGCCGCAAATCACTTGTCCGGATTGTGGCCTCACTTCTGCGGACTTTCGACGTACGGGGCGCCTGGGGTGTGCAGCTTGTTATCAGCCCTTTAAACCATTGGTACAGCCGGTGTTGGAAGATATGCATGCGGGCACTGTTCATAAGGGGAAGGTGCCCGAGGTTGCCTTCTCGCGGCAAAATAGTGTGATGGAACTTCAAAATTTGGAGAATGCCTTACAACGTGCCATTGAGGAGGAGGCTTATGAAGAGGCCGCCAAGTATCGTGATCAAATCCACGCGATCAAACAGGCTGTCGACGCGGAGGCAGTTGAATCATGA
- a CDS encoding protein arginine kinase, translated as MIESLINSDNAELTQSTKKGSPVVLSTRVRLARNIVGTPFPERATSAQRSDVMTRCAEQIADLTQMKHGVFYDIAELSDLEKQVLVERHLISRELCESKSGSGVFINKDQTCSVMINEEDHLRIQFLKTGFSLRSVWKQIDRFDSGLEAGLDVAFSPEYGYLTACPTNLGTAMRASVMMHLPGLVISEHMEKVIRAVNQLGITVRGLFGEGSDATGHVFQISNQQTLGESEEEIMSRLGSVFKTIIDHEINARFKYLEENRARMLDQIGRAFGVLQNAHVLNSHEAMNLLSLMRLAVDFEMLPEANRSDVDRLFIECQPGHIQYSAGEGIAPDARDLCRADILRENFARLPSLDFDKVKDLG; from the coding sequence ATGATTGAATCGCTGATTAACTCTGACAACGCCGAGCTCACACAAAGCACTAAGAAGGGCTCACCGGTCGTGCTCAGTACGCGTGTGCGGCTCGCCCGAAATATTGTGGGCACACCGTTTCCGGAGCGTGCCACTTCGGCACAGCGGAGTGACGTTATGACCAGGTGTGCGGAACAGATTGCCGATCTGACGCAGATGAAGCATGGTGTCTTCTATGACATTGCGGAACTCTCCGACTTGGAAAAGCAAGTCTTAGTCGAGCGGCATCTGATCAGTCGTGAACTGTGCGAATCCAAGTCAGGCTCTGGCGTCTTTATCAATAAGGATCAGACATGCTCGGTCATGATCAATGAAGAAGACCACCTGCGTATTCAATTTCTGAAGACCGGTTTCAGCCTGCGTTCCGTTTGGAAGCAGATAGATCGATTTGACTCTGGTCTGGAGGCGGGGCTAGACGTCGCCTTTTCGCCGGAGTATGGCTATCTGACCGCATGCCCGACCAATCTCGGAACAGCGATGCGTGCCTCTGTGATGATGCACCTGCCGGGCTTGGTGATCTCGGAGCATATGGAAAAGGTCATCCGAGCGGTCAATCAGCTGGGCATCACGGTGCGCGGTCTCTTTGGCGAGGGCTCGGACGCGACGGGCCATGTCTTTCAGATCTCCAATCAGCAAACGCTTGGCGAGAGCGAAGAGGAGATCATGTCGCGCCTGGGGAGCGTCTTCAAAACAATTATTGATCACGAAATTAACGCCCGCTTCAAATATTTGGAAGAGAACCGTGCCCGTATGTTAGACCAGATCGGTCGTGCATTCGGTGTTTTGCAAAACGCACACGTGCTCAATTCACATGAAGCGATGAACCTGCTATCGTTGATGCGTTTAGCAGTCGATTTTGAAATGTTGCCAGAGGCCAATCGCTCCGATGTGGATCGTCTCTTCATTGAGTGTCAACCTGGGCATATTCAATATTCCGCAGGCGAGGGGATCGCACCCGATGCCCGCGATCTCTGCCGGGCCGATATTTTGCGAGAAAATTTTGCCCGATTACCTTCACTCGATTTTGACAAGGTCAAAGACCTCGGTTAG